The stretch of DNA TCATAATGCTACCTATGGTGTTTTGGGTTTGACTGTTTTAATAATGCTATAGAATGCCGCCTTGGCTTTACCGTCACGATCAAATAGCAAAGGATGATTCGTTCTATTGGCGACTGGCCATTGATTTTTCCATGAGAATTCGTCGGTGAGTCCCCAGAAATTCACACGATCAATCTTATCTGCATGTTTTAAGAAAACTTTAAAAAGGCCCTGGTAGCGATTGGCAAGCTGATTTTGCATAGATGTAGGTAGACCTTCTTTATAAGGATCTATGAACATATTATATTTATGTGATTCCGTGATTTCAGCGCCTCCATCAAATTGTTTTGGACGAGGTAGTACATCTATGTCAAGTTCAGAAAAATGAATTTGGACTTTGTTTTTATGAAGTGTATTGATGAGGAATTCTAAATTCTTATGAGAAGGGTAGTCTAAAGCCCAATGAGCCTGAATTCCTATTGCATCAATACGAATGCTATTCGCTTGCATTGAGTGCAAGAGTTCAAGGAGTCCCATAAGTTTATTGCGATTGTGAAGGTTATAGTCGTTGTAAATTAGCTTTGTTTTTGGAGGGAGCTCTTCTTGAGCAATTTTAAAGGCCTGTTGGACCCAGTCTTCACCTAGGATTTGTTTCCAAGGACTATCTCGTAAAGAACCATCTTCATTTAAAGCTTCATTGACCACATCCCAAGCATGTATTTTTTCACCATATCTTTTATTTAGAACTCTAATGTGGTGACGCATACGTTTGATTAAGAGGTCTTTACTGACTTGCTTGCCAT from Lentisphaera araneosa HTCC2155 encodes:
- a CDS encoding endo-1,4-beta-xylanase, whose protein sequence is MYKLFTICLLFSFLSTGQHLKNSFAPYFKIGTAINIEQQLDKRRGEFTELISSQFNSLVAENAMKWDALNPEPNVYNFALSDKLIDFATERKMEVVGHVLFWHNQTPEWLFKDTNGKQVSKDLLIKRMRHHIRVLNKRYGEKIHAWDVVNEALNEDGSLRDSPWKQILGEDWVQQAFKIAQEELPPKTKLIYNDYNLHNRNKLMGLLELLHSMQANSIRIDAIGIQAHWALDYPSHKNLEFLINTLHKNKVQIHFSELDIDVLPRPKQFDGGAEITESHKYNMFIDPYKEGLPTSMQNQLANRYQGLFKVFLKHADKIDRVNFWGLTDEFSWKNQWPVANRTNHPLLFDRDGKAKAAFYSIIKTVKPKTP